The following coding sequences are from one Lipingzhangella halophila window:
- a CDS encoding lantibiotic dehydratase — MPARPRFRALDAGLVRLTAHHDTRELGPWPDLTGQTSAHVPGWRDWLRRVWEGEHLVEAIEVASSHLARAVAAVCAGQETRPRHVRRTVESVARYLLRMHSRATPFGHFAGVAPARLGTRAQVHAGEQVPVARPDPVWLAAALADLEARPDILRRLTVVANTLGGARGERWVLPWQQRPGEFGELELGEVSLRRTRAVQAALEAARSPITVENLAEKVAAELCDVTRERVDPMLATLVAQGVLITPLHPPMTSTDPLGRVIDQLTAARSGAERGDTVARWRAVREQLTRYGEATSPPRRRAIRTAATRCMQAIRTAPEPRLAVDLRAGEGVELPSAVAREAERAAAALVDLSPHPSGTSAWCDYHGRFLERYGSGAVVPLGELTHPDTGLGFPAGYRGSSTATPPGLSERDRGLLRLAQQAALEQRREVTLGEEDLAALVRQTTETTPDGPPHTELRFHLYAPNTAALDRGAFTLVVDGASRQAGALSGRFLHLLEPRDRERMMRALSGLPCFHPDATLAQLSCPPLAARNRHVACAPGVFPRISLGEHPGKPDDELAVEDLAVGGDERHLFLVSLSQGCVVEPVMLNAVALRHATHPLARFLCEITTARAAVCTPFSWGAAEELAFLPRLRHRRTVLAPARWRVSVAELPGPTAPWRDWEQAWSHLSRRRGLPARVFLGEHERRLGLDLDEPAHRALLRRHLDRAGHADLAEAPDARAMGWIGDRAHEIVLPLAATRPQAPRRSGPAQVRRHDGHLPGASPWLYTRLHAHPACQTDILTGHLPALLADWHEGPADAAWFLRYREPDPHLRLRLRLHEADHYGAGAQRLGVWARHLQERGLLQSLVLDTYRPEVGRFGTGTAMQAAEAAFAADSAATLAQLTLTTSGGASPQALTAASLINLAAAFTGGFEAVLDWLIAHPRTHPGRSPSRELRAETLRLVHPDQGLAILNALSGGESLLQAWQWRRTAVAAYRAHLTEPGGPDPDQVLASLLHLHHTRVVGIDRESEHTCHHLARAAALSLTARRERSTPSPS, encoded by the coding sequence TGGCGCGCTACCTGCTGCGGATGCACAGCCGGGCCACCCCCTTCGGGCACTTCGCCGGGGTGGCCCCGGCGCGCCTGGGTACCCGCGCGCAGGTGCATGCGGGGGAGCAAGTGCCCGTGGCGCGTCCGGATCCCGTCTGGCTGGCCGCGGCCCTTGCCGATCTGGAGGCCCGGCCCGACATCCTGCGGCGCTTGACGGTGGTCGCGAACACCCTGGGAGGCGCGCGGGGCGAGCGTTGGGTGCTGCCGTGGCAGCAGCGGCCCGGAGAGTTCGGCGAGCTGGAGCTCGGTGAGGTGTCCCTGCGTCGCACCCGCGCCGTCCAGGCTGCGCTGGAGGCCGCGCGCTCACCCATCACCGTCGAGAACCTGGCCGAGAAGGTGGCCGCGGAACTGTGCGACGTCACGCGGGAGCGCGTCGATCCGATGCTGGCCACATTGGTGGCGCAAGGCGTGCTGATCACGCCCCTGCACCCTCCGATGACCTCGACCGACCCGTTGGGCCGTGTCATCGACCAGCTCACCGCGGCCCGGTCCGGCGCGGAGCGCGGCGACACGGTCGCGCGGTGGCGCGCGGTGCGTGAGCAGCTCACCCGCTATGGGGAGGCCACCTCGCCGCCGCGGCGCCGAGCGATACGCACGGCCGCCACGCGATGCATGCAGGCGATCCGCACTGCCCCGGAGCCGCGGCTCGCAGTGGACCTGCGGGCGGGGGAGGGAGTGGAGCTTCCGTCCGCGGTGGCCCGGGAGGCAGAACGCGCGGCCGCGGCGCTGGTGGACTTGAGCCCTCACCCGTCGGGCACGTCGGCGTGGTGCGACTACCACGGCCGGTTTCTGGAGCGCTACGGCTCCGGTGCGGTGGTGCCCCTCGGTGAGCTCACCCACCCCGATACCGGGTTGGGTTTCCCGGCCGGCTACCGCGGCTCATCCACCGCGACGCCTCCTGGACTGTCGGAGCGGGACCGCGGCCTGCTGCGCCTGGCCCAGCAGGCCGCGCTGGAACAACGACGCGAGGTGACCCTCGGTGAGGAGGACCTGGCCGCGCTCGTCCGACAGACCACGGAAACGACCCCGGACGGCCCGCCGCACACCGAACTACGATTCCACCTGTACGCCCCGAACACTGCGGCGCTGGATCGGGGCGCGTTCACCCTCGTGGTGGACGGCGCCTCCCGCCAGGCCGGAGCGCTGAGCGGGCGGTTCCTCCACCTCCTGGAACCGCGCGACCGGGAGCGGATGATGCGCGCGCTGTCCGGGCTGCCCTGCTTCCACCCCGACGCCACGCTCGCGCAGCTCTCCTGCCCGCCGCTCGCGGCGCGGAATCGGCATGTCGCCTGCGCTCCGGGCGTCTTCCCTCGGATCTCGCTGGGCGAGCACCCCGGCAAGCCCGACGATGAGCTCGCGGTGGAGGACCTCGCCGTCGGCGGCGACGAGCGGCACCTGTTCCTGGTCTCGCTCTCGCAGGGGTGCGTGGTCGAGCCCGTCATGTTGAACGCAGTGGCGTTGCGCCACGCCACCCACCCCCTGGCGCGGTTCCTGTGCGAGATCACCACTGCCCGCGCCGCGGTGTGCACACCCTTCTCCTGGGGAGCTGCCGAGGAGCTGGCGTTCCTGCCGCGGCTGCGCCACCGGCGCACCGTGCTCGCCCCCGCCCGCTGGCGCGTGTCGGTCGCCGAACTGCCCGGGCCCACGGCGCCGTGGCGGGACTGGGAGCAGGCGTGGTCCCACCTGAGCCGCCGACGGGGTCTGCCCGCGCGGGTTTTCCTCGGTGAACACGAGCGCCGCCTGGGCCTCGACCTGGACGAGCCCGCCCACCGTGCGCTGCTGCGCCGCCACCTAGACCGGGCCGGGCACGCCGACCTGGCCGAGGCCCCCGACGCGAGAGCGATGGGCTGGATCGGCGACCGCGCCCACGAAATCGTCCTGCCCCTGGCCGCTACCCGCCCCCAGGCCCCGCGCCGCTCGGGGCCAGCCCAGGTGCGGCGTCATGACGGGCACCTGCCGGGCGCCTCGCCGTGGCTCTACACCCGGCTACATGCCCACCCCGCGTGCCAGACCGACATCCTCACCGGCCACCTGCCCGCACTGTTGGCCGACTGGCACGAAGGCCCGGCCGACGCGGCATGGTTCCTGCGCTACCGCGAACCCGACCCCCACCTGCGGCTGCGCCTGCGTCTGCACGAGGCCGACCACTACGGCGCGGGGGCCCAGCGCCTGGGCGTCTGGGCCCGGCACCTGCAGGAACGCGGCCTGCTCCAGAGTCTCGTGCTGGACACCTACCGCCCCGAGGTCGGACGCTTCGGCACCGGCACGGCGATGCAGGCGGCCGAGGCCGCCTTCGCCGCCGACTCCGCCGCCACCCTCGCCCAACTCACCCTCACCACCAGCGGTGGTGCGTCTCCGCAGGCCCTCACCGCGGCGAGCCTCATCAACTTGGCCGCCGCCTTCACCGGCGGCTTTGAGGCCGTGCTCGATTGGCTGATCGCCCACCCCCGCACCCACCCAGGCCGGTCCCCGTCCCGCGAACTCCGAGCCGAGACGCTGCGCCTGGTCCACCCCGACCAGGGCCTGGCCATCCTGAACGCACTGTCCGGCGGGGAATCACTGCTGCAGGCGTGGCAGTGGCGCCGCACGGCCGTGGCCGCCTACCGCGCCCACCTGACCGAGCCCGGCGGGCCAGATCCCGACCAGGTGCTGGCATCCCTCCTGCACCTGCATCACACCCGCGTGGTCGGCATCGACCGCGAGAGTGAGCACACCTGCCACCACCTGGCCCGCGCCGCCGCTCTGTCCCTCACCGCCCGCCGGGAAAGGAGCACACCATCCCCGTCGTAG
- a CDS encoding lanthionine synthetase C family protein has product MAAAIAETLAYPPGPPHRAAWAQSLSTGPAGIALLHTERAATGLAPRQPVHTWLATATRTTLTTGLQAGLFLGAPAVAFAVHTAAGPQRYTRALAALDTRIAALTRQRLHTAQARMDRAERPVLAEFDLINGLTGLGAHHLHRDPHGSLLREVLDYLVLLTQPVAGLPGWWTHQPPTGRRDPGYPGGHANHGIAHGIAGPLALLSLAARAGIHVDGHTTAIRRICAWLDTWRQDHRTGPWWPETLTLHDLQEHRPTQQAPGRPSWCYGTPGLARAQQLAGQATGDTSRQRTAEDALAGCLADPRQSAHLTEPGLCHGMAGLFQTAWHIASDALSPDLADHLPALASRLQAAAPDDGHGFLRGAAGRALALCTAAADRPPATGWDTCLLLNAPGGT; this is encoded by the coding sequence GTGGCCGCGGCCATCGCCGAGACCCTGGCGTACCCGCCCGGCCCGCCGCACCGCGCCGCCTGGGCCCAGTCGCTGTCAACGGGCCCGGCCGGAATCGCGCTGCTGCATACCGAACGCGCCGCCACCGGCCTCGCCCCCCGGCAACCCGTCCACACCTGGCTGGCCACCGCCACCCGCACCACCCTCACCACCGGCCTCCAGGCCGGCCTCTTCCTCGGCGCCCCGGCCGTGGCCTTCGCCGTGCACACCGCCGCCGGTCCGCAGCGCTACACCCGCGCCCTCGCCGCGCTGGACACACGCATCGCCGCCCTCACCCGTCAACGCCTGCACACCGCGCAGGCGCGCATGGACCGCGCCGAACGCCCGGTCCTCGCCGAGTTTGACCTCATCAACGGGCTCACCGGCCTGGGCGCCCACCACCTGCACCGCGACCCCCACGGCTCGCTCCTGCGCGAGGTGCTCGACTACCTCGTGCTCCTGACCCAGCCCGTGGCCGGGCTTCCCGGCTGGTGGACCCACCAGCCCCCCACCGGCCGACGCGACCCGGGCTACCCCGGCGGACACGCCAACCACGGCATCGCCCACGGCATCGCCGGCCCCCTCGCCCTGCTGTCACTGGCCGCCAGAGCCGGCATTCACGTCGACGGCCACACCACCGCCATCCGGCGGATCTGCGCCTGGCTGGACACCTGGCGCCAAGACCACCGCACCGGCCCGTGGTGGCCCGAGACCCTCACCCTCCACGACCTCCAGGAACACCGTCCCACGCAGCAGGCCCCGGGACGCCCGTCGTGGTGCTACGGCACCCCCGGCCTGGCCCGCGCCCAACAGCTCGCCGGCCAGGCCACCGGCGACACCTCCCGCCAGCGCACGGCCGAAGACGCCCTCGCCGGCTGCCTCGCCGACCCTCGCCAATCTGCACACCTCACCGAGCCCGGCCTCTGCCACGGCATGGCCGGGCTGTTCCAAACCGCCTGGCACATCGCCTCCGACGCCCTTTCCCCCGACCTCGCCGACCACCTCCCTGCCCTGGCCTCCCGCCTGCAGGCCGCCGCACCCGACGACGGCCACGGCTTCCTGCGCGGCGCAGCGGGCCGCGCCCTCGCGCTGTGCACGGCCGCCGCCGACCGGCCTCCCGCCACCGGGTGGGACACCTGCCTCCTACTCAACGCACCCGGCGGAACCTGA
- a CDS encoding thiopeptide-type bacteriocin biosynthesis protein produces MACEPDHRPSWRQLSITFTQPRTAEQHFLAHLGPAIADAETQGLITAWFFIRKHQWRMRCLPAEHASPAAVTAALRDTAHRLRDKGIARCTEAVYEPETHAFGGDEAMHTAHHLFHADSRGILTHLTSDGAGHTSGRRRELSLLLCTALLRAAGLDRYEQGDVWARVAAHRPNTTPAPPQQRNSLTAAVHRLTTVDTASGTLLRTGALASADDWLTAFEHTGRTLKSLADNGHLARGLRAVATHHVLFHWNRLGLPATTQANLAHAATDTAFADPRDPRQ; encoded by the coding sequence ATGGCTTGCGAACCCGACCACCGGCCCTCCTGGCGCCAGCTCAGCATCACCTTCACCCAGCCCCGCACCGCCGAGCAGCACTTCCTCGCCCACCTCGGCCCCGCAATCGCCGACGCCGAGACCCAAGGCCTGATCACCGCGTGGTTCTTCATCCGCAAACACCAGTGGCGCATGCGCTGCCTCCCCGCCGAACACGCCTCACCCGCTGCTGTCACGGCCGCCCTCCGCGACACCGCCCACCGCCTCCGCGACAAGGGAATCGCCCGCTGCACCGAGGCCGTCTACGAACCCGAGACCCACGCCTTCGGCGGCGACGAAGCCATGCACACCGCCCACCACCTGTTCCACGCCGACAGCCGCGGCATCCTCACCCACCTCACCTCTGACGGCGCAGGCCACACGAGCGGGCGGCGCCGCGAACTGTCCCTGCTGCTGTGCACCGCCCTCCTGCGCGCCGCTGGACTCGACCGCTACGAACAAGGCGACGTCTGGGCCAGGGTCGCCGCCCACCGACCGAACACGACCCCCGCCCCACCGCAGCAGCGCAACAGCCTCACCGCCGCAGTGCACCGGCTCACCACCGTTGACACCGCATCAGGAACCCTCCTGCGCACCGGAGCCCTCGCCTCCGCCGACGACTGGCTCACCGCCTTCGAACACACCGGCCGCACCCTGAAAAGCCTCGCCGACAACGGCCACCTGGCCCGCGGCCTGCGCGCCGTGGCCACCCACCACGTCCTCTTCCACTGGAACCGACTCGGCCTGCCCGCAACCACCCAAGCCAACCTCGCCCACGCCGCCACCGACACCGCCTTCGCCGACCCGCGCGACCCTCGCCAGTAA
- the fxlM gene encoding methyltransferase, FxLD system, with amino-acid sequence MTHAPINATDPAADDPAQGLRHDLVASLQEEGWVHDPRVAEALAAVPRHRFVPDAALETAYARETVSIKDDSAGASLSCASKPAIVAMMLHQADLAPGQRVLELGAGSGYNAALLSHLTAPGGQVTTIDVDPDLAEHARTHLADAGYGHVRVLCGDGASGHPDGGPFDRIVATVGAFDVPPAWLDQLTPSGRLVVPVRLAGDASRSIALTPAEGYWRGVDVQMCTFMPLRHSSAADPRRVLDLTGDDAVTLWANQDQDIQPESVRDIFTDKRTTTWTGVVFGNNESFGDLWLWLALTLDNSLSRMPVAGAATEAGGVEPMLRWGSMATTAPSGQRGLAYMTLRPTGDRHELGVIGHGAQGAALAERMAREITHWSQHYRTREPTVDLHPRPHLPPEPEPGRFILTRPSAHLVVTWRQQPPL; translated from the coding sequence GTGACCCACGCCCCGATCAACGCCACCGACCCTGCAGCGGACGACCCGGCGCAGGGCCTGCGCCATGACCTGGTCGCCTCGCTTCAAGAGGAAGGCTGGGTCCACGACCCGCGGGTCGCCGAGGCACTCGCGGCAGTGCCACGCCACCGGTTCGTCCCCGACGCCGCCCTGGAGACCGCCTACGCCAGGGAGACCGTCTCCATCAAGGACGACTCCGCAGGCGCCTCGCTGAGCTGCGCCTCGAAACCGGCGATCGTGGCGATGATGCTGCACCAGGCCGACCTCGCTCCCGGCCAGCGCGTGCTGGAACTGGGCGCGGGCAGCGGCTACAACGCCGCGCTCCTCAGCCACCTGACCGCGCCGGGCGGGCAGGTCACCACCATCGATGTCGACCCCGACCTGGCCGAGCACGCCCGCACCCACCTCGCCGACGCCGGCTACGGCCACGTGCGTGTGCTCTGCGGTGACGGCGCCTCCGGGCACCCGGACGGCGGCCCCTTCGACCGCATCGTGGCCACCGTGGGCGCCTTCGACGTCCCACCGGCATGGCTCGACCAGCTCACACCGTCCGGACGGCTGGTCGTGCCGGTGCGCCTGGCCGGAGACGCCTCCCGCTCCATAGCCCTCACCCCGGCCGAGGGCTACTGGCGCGGGGTGGACGTGCAGATGTGCACCTTCATGCCGCTGCGCCATAGCAGTGCCGCCGATCCCCGCCGCGTGCTCGACCTCACCGGCGACGACGCGGTCACGTTGTGGGCCAACCAGGACCAGGACATCCAGCCCGAGTCCGTGCGCGACATCTTCACCGACAAGCGCACCACGACCTGGACCGGGGTGGTCTTCGGTAACAACGAGTCCTTCGGCGACCTCTGGCTCTGGCTGGCCCTCACCCTGGACAACTCCCTGTCGCGGATGCCGGTCGCTGGCGCCGCCACCGAGGCCGGCGGCGTCGAGCCGATGCTGCGCTGGGGCTCGATGGCCACCACCGCCCCGTCCGGCCAGCGCGGTCTGGCCTACATGACCCTGCGCCCGACCGGCGACAGGCACGAACTCGGCGTCATCGGCCACGGAGCCCAAGGAGCAGCGCTCGCCGAGCGCATGGCCCGCGAAATCACCCACTGGAGCCAGCACTACCGCACCCGCGAGCCCACCGTCGACCTCCACCCCCGACCCCACCTCCCGCCAGAGCCCGAACCCGGCCGCTTCATCCTGACCCGCCCCAGCGCCCACCTCGTAGTCACCTGGCGGCAGCAGCCGCCGCTGTAG
- a CDS encoding DUF6879 family protein translates to MGETFYSLEEEGVDRLFLGFEYTAFRLETLQVYRAPEEAAELEAFLAGADQPAEVWDMTQGWLAEVSGRIAQGKRYQRVRVVTEPLSDYLRYECAWGYAYSTMAGEDVRVLSVTEGTWPEGVPRRDYWLFDSVRLLEMHYTPEGEFVCAQLNEDPVIIVEANRVRDQAVHHSVPYAEFAAGFDAFMHRP, encoded by the coding sequence GTGGGTGAGACCTTCTACTCGCTGGAGGAGGAGGGCGTCGACCGGCTGTTCCTGGGGTTCGAGTACACCGCTTTCCGGCTGGAGACGCTGCAGGTCTACCGTGCCCCGGAAGAGGCCGCAGAACTTGAGGCGTTTCTGGCCGGGGCCGACCAGCCGGCTGAGGTCTGGGACATGACCCAGGGCTGGCTCGCCGAGGTCTCCGGACGAATCGCCCAGGGCAAGCGCTACCAGCGGGTGCGTGTGGTCACCGAGCCGTTGAGCGACTACCTGCGCTATGAATGCGCCTGGGGCTACGCCTACAGCACGATGGCGGGAGAGGACGTCCGCGTCCTCTCGGTCACCGAAGGCACCTGGCCCGAGGGGGTGCCCCGGCGGGACTACTGGCTGTTCGACTCGGTGCGGCTGCTGGAGATGCACTACACCCCCGAGGGCGAGTTCGTCTGCGCGCAGCTCAACGAGGACCCGGTCATAATTGTCGAGGCCAACCGGGTGCGCGACCAGGCGGTGCACCACTCGGTGCCCTACGCGGAGTTCGCGGCCGGCTTCGACGCATTCATGCACCGTCCATAG
- a CDS encoding dihydrofolate reductase family protein, whose translation MLLVSMGVSVDGFIADRTGSFDWTAPDDELFGFHLARVGELGGCLCGRRLYETMLVWETEPSMRDSELGAAFADVWSALPKVVFSHTLDRVEGNARLAEGSVAEEVAAMLTSTDRDVEIGGATLAGQAIELGLVDEFRIFRSPIIVGGGTPLFPPVADAIPLELVESRTFASRVVYERYRRTDVSG comes from the coding sequence ATGCTGCTCGTATCGATGGGTGTCTCGGTGGATGGCTTCATCGCCGACCGCACCGGTTCGTTCGACTGGACGGCTCCCGATGATGAGCTGTTCGGCTTCCATCTGGCTCGGGTGGGGGAACTCGGCGGCTGTCTGTGCGGCCGTCGCCTTTACGAGACGATGCTTGTGTGGGAGACCGAACCATCGATGCGTGACAGCGAGCTCGGTGCCGCGTTCGCCGACGTATGGTCGGCGCTGCCGAAGGTCGTGTTCAGCCACACGCTCGACCGGGTCGAGGGCAACGCCCGGCTCGCCGAGGGGTCGGTGGCCGAGGAGGTGGCCGCGATGCTCACTTCGACCGACAGGGATGTGGAGATCGGCGGCGCCACCCTGGCCGGGCAGGCGATCGAACTCGGGCTCGTCGATGAGTTCCGGATCTTCCGCTCCCCGATCATCGTCGGTGGAGGCACACCGTTGTTCCCGCCGGTTGCCGATGCCATTCCGCTTGAACTCGTGGAGAGCCGGACGTTCGCCTCGCGCGTGGTGTACGAGCGGTACCGCCGCACCGACGTGTCTGGCTGA
- a CDS encoding DUF397 domain-containing protein, translating into MSPDEFRAHASGTWTKSTFSGPNGDCVFVARVDDVVGIIEANDPEDSSAPVVLTPLENFRKFIAGAKAGEFDL; encoded by the coding sequence ATGTCACCGGACGAATTCCGCGCCCACGCCAGCGGAACATGGACCAAGTCCACCTTCAGCGGCCCAAATGGTGACTGCGTGTTCGTGGCCCGCGTCGATGACGTGGTCGGCATCATCGAAGCCAACGACCCTGAGGACTCCTCTGCCCCTGTCGTGCTTACACCCCTGGAGAACTTCCGTAAGTTCATCGCGGGCGCCAAGGCTGGAGAGTTCGATCTGTAA
- a CDS encoding helix-turn-helix domain-containing protein has product MSSTERPTVARWELAKRLRALRGDRSFNEVVKAVRTAASSLSRWENPGEGGAVPGQLALERLLEHYEVDQETWDRMVELRKEAKVPGWWQSLDVAEYYGTFMALEEAATNIRTWQSQLVPGLLQTEDYARAIFRADNSDRPPEMVEHHMRIRAQRQERWRANENGPHLWAIISEAAIRPAVGGPTVMAHQLHHLVEMAEHHRVTLQVLPFSVGTHAGMVLSSFVILRLDDDLLSTVHLEGQGANLFLDTKDDLIEYGARFNKLRAAALGTAATSDFLAKIAKDLEKEADS; this is encoded by the coding sequence ATGAGCAGCACAGAGCGGCCGACCGTGGCCCGGTGGGAACTGGCCAAGCGCTTGCGAGCGCTGCGCGGCGACCGCAGTTTCAACGAGGTCGTCAAGGCGGTCCGTACCGCGGCGAGCAGCCTGAGCCGATGGGAAAACCCCGGCGAAGGTGGCGCGGTACCCGGACAACTGGCCTTGGAGCGACTACTGGAGCACTACGAGGTCGACCAGGAAACCTGGGACCGGATGGTGGAGCTACGCAAGGAAGCCAAGGTCCCGGGCTGGTGGCAAAGCCTCGACGTCGCCGAATACTACGGCACCTTCATGGCTTTGGAAGAGGCCGCCACCAACATCCGCACGTGGCAATCGCAACTGGTACCCGGCCTGCTGCAGACCGAGGACTATGCGCGCGCGATTTTTCGGGCCGACAACTCCGATCGGCCACCCGAGATGGTCGAGCACCACATGCGCATCCGCGCCCAACGCCAAGAGCGGTGGCGCGCCAACGAGAACGGGCCACACCTGTGGGCGATCATCTCCGAAGCCGCGATCCGACCTGCGGTCGGCGGCCCCACAGTGATGGCCCACCAGCTACACCACCTGGTCGAGATGGCAGAGCACCACCGCGTGACGCTGCAGGTGCTCCCGTTCAGCGTGGGCACCCACGCCGGAATGGTGCTCTCGTCCTTCGTTATATTGCGCCTGGATGACGACCTGCTGTCCACCGTGCACCTGGAGGGCCAAGGCGCCAACCTGTTCCTCGACACCAAAGACGACCTGATCGAGTACGGTGCGCGCTTCAACAAACTGCGCGCCGCCGCCCTGGGAACGGCCGCCACAAGCGATTTCCTAGCGAAGATCGCGAAGGACCTAGAAAAGGAAGCAGACTCATGA
- a CDS encoding ATP-binding protein — MSVQAIQRLRRHVSGDSHELAALRRWLRSELDYAPELIQVAAEQALAEAAGNAIKHTHSGEPGGSYEVIVTCYPAFLRGLVIDEGPKAPVPAPTPATADPMDEHGRGFCIIDAFCEHWEFIPRPSGSLTWFELVWEKSAPRPAKPLSLTG; from the coding sequence ATGTCGGTCCAGGCGATACAACGCCTACGCCGCCACGTTTCCGGAGACTCCCATGAACTCGCTGCGCTGCGGCGATGGCTGCGCAGCGAACTCGACTACGCCCCAGAGCTCATACAGGTCGCTGCCGAACAGGCCCTCGCTGAGGCAGCGGGCAACGCGATCAAACACACGCACTCCGGTGAGCCCGGCGGCTCCTACGAAGTCATCGTGACCTGCTACCCCGCGTTTCTACGAGGCCTGGTCATCGACGAAGGACCCAAAGCGCCTGTCCCTGCACCTACTCCCGCGACAGCGGACCCGATGGACGAGCACGGGCGCGGCTTCTGCATCATTGACGCGTTCTGCGAGCACTGGGAGTTCATCCCCCGCCCCAGCGGCTCCTTGACCTGGTTCGAACTCGTCTGGGAAAAATCCGCCCCCCGACCCGCTAAGCCCCTGTCCCTCACCGGCTAA
- a CDS encoding tyrosine-type recombinase/integrase yields the protein MAHSGTSMRLDNTWASKGGFETKTAALNWGQEQEAHVRAGTWIDPKEQEITFGEFAAQWWAQARLADNTAAKYRSYLDTHILPAWKDWPLIAIFNNHLEIQGWVNRLHDELAEPSVASVFALFSTLCNTAVRARRIPANPCNGVRVSSGGYETDRQVATPVQVLRAAMRLHHTFGRAGFVLCLLNAYTGARWSELVALEPHEYDEVNHAIPVRTPLQETAGRLKKAKRAKTPAGKRWIPLPGFLNALYVDLRSAVEPGERCSPALRVGSCGAGTSVPGPGAPPGTGNPRARRCGCGHRSCPGSPSMRDGTPTARGWPMRESPKSGGRPGWATGCRAWPTSTNTSPPKPKPGS from the coding sequence GTGGCCCATTCCGGAACCTCAATGCGCCTGGACAACACCTGGGCATCCAAGGGCGGCTTCGAAACCAAAACCGCCGCGCTGAACTGGGGACAGGAGCAGGAGGCCCACGTCCGCGCCGGAACCTGGATCGACCCCAAGGAGCAGGAGATCACCTTCGGGGAGTTCGCCGCCCAGTGGTGGGCACAGGCCCGCCTGGCCGACAACACCGCGGCCAAGTACCGCTCCTACCTGGATACCCACATCCTGCCGGCCTGGAAGGACTGGCCGCTGATCGCGATCTTCAACAACCACCTGGAGATCCAAGGCTGGGTCAACCGGCTACACGACGAGTTGGCCGAACCCTCGGTGGCCTCCGTATTCGCATTGTTCTCCACCCTGTGCAACACCGCCGTGCGTGCCCGCCGGATCCCCGCCAACCCCTGCAACGGAGTACGGGTGTCCTCCGGCGGCTACGAGACAGACCGACAGGTCGCCACACCGGTGCAGGTACTGCGGGCGGCCATGCGGCTGCACCACACGTTCGGCCGCGCCGGGTTCGTGCTGTGCCTGCTCAACGCCTACACCGGCGCACGCTGGTCCGAACTGGTCGCACTGGAGCCCCACGAGTACGACGAGGTCAACCACGCCATCCCGGTACGCACCCCACTCCAGGAGACCGCCGGGCGGTTGAAGAAAGCCAAACGGGCGAAAACGCCGGCGGGTAAACGGTGGATCCCGTTGCCCGGCTTTCTCAACGCCCTCTACGTCGACCTCCGCAGCGCGGTCGAACCCGGGGAGCGGTGTTCACCGGCCCTCAGGGTGGGCAGCTGCGGCGCGGGAACTTCCGTGCCCGGTCCTGGCGCCCCGCCTGGGACGGGCAACCCCAGAGCGAGGAGGTGTGGTTGCGGTCACCGATCCTGCCCGGGTTCACCTTCAATGAGGGACGGCACACCCACCGCACGTGGCTGGCCGATGAGGGAATCCCCGAAGTCGGGCGGGCGGCCCGGCTGGGCCACCGGATGCCGGGCATGGCCAACGTCTACGAACACGTCACCGCCGAAACCAAAGCCCGGATCCTGA
- a CDS encoding roadblock/LC7 domain-containing protein produces MTSPSTAPSELSWLLDDLLTRAKGTRHAVVLSTDGLLMASSSHLERSTAEHLSAIASGLHSLAAGAGKQFAAGNVRQSIIEMDDAFLFVAAAGEGACMALLSDTDSDVGLVAYEMNKVIERVGQYLSAPPRPDTSAHSPGPLNN; encoded by the coding sequence ATGACCTCACCGAGTACCGCCCCCTCCGAACTGAGCTGGTTGCTCGACGACCTCCTTACTCGCGCGAAAGGCACGCGCCATGCCGTCGTGCTCTCTACGGACGGACTTCTGATGGCTTCCTCCAGCCATCTGGAGCGGTCGACCGCGGAGCACCTGTCCGCCATCGCTTCCGGGTTACACAGCCTCGCCGCGGGCGCCGGCAAACAGTTCGCGGCTGGGAACGTCCGGCAGAGCATCATCGAGATGGACGACGCCTTCCTGTTCGTCGCCGCCGCTGGGGAGGGCGCGTGCATGGCGCTGCTCTCTGACACCGATAGCGATGTCGGCCTGGTGGCCTACGAGATGAACAAGGTGATCGAGCGGGTGGGCCAGTACCTGTCGGCCCCGCCGCGCCCGGACACCTCCGCGCACTCGCCCGGGCCGCTGAACAACTAG